TAATTTGAGGTATATGTAGACTATTCAACTGAAATTTCTAGAAACTGGCTAGCAACATGGGTGTAGAACATGGGAGAAAAGTCAGAGTAAGAGAGTTGGGTTTTAAACAACCCACATAACACTCGAAGTAATGTGGGAGGAATATGCCAATCACAAAGTACTGAACGATGGCTGAAATTTTGAAAACAGCAATGTTTAGGACCCAAATAAGGAAAAGGAACCAATTAGAGACTAAGAATAAATAGTTACAGAAGGCACAGTAGGATCATGAGTGAGAGCCAGtgtaaaaacagtatggagattcctcaaaaaattaaaaatagaaataccatatgatccaagaAGTCCACTACTGAGTACttaccaaaagaaagcaaaaatactaattcaaaaagctatatgcacccctatgtttattgcagcactatttacagtagccaaggtatgaaagcaacctaaatgtccactgaaaCACAAATGGATAAGGACACTGGAATatcacacagccataaaaaataatgagactgTCCCACTtatgacagcatggatggacctagaggtattacaccaagtgaaataagtcagaatgagaaatacaaataccatatgatttcactcatatgtggaatctaaaaaaaatcaacagatttataaacaaacaaaaagtagaatcagtcctataaatgcagagaacaaattgatggtttccagagggaagtggggggtggggcataggcaaaatgggtaaaggggagagggtgatacaggcttccagttatggaatgaataagtcacagaaataaaaggcacagtataAGGCATATcatcaatgatattgtaatagtgatgtataGTGATGGATGGTACTACACCtgtagtgagcatagcataatgtagaAACTTGTCTAATCACTTTGTGTCTATGTGGAACTAATGTaccattgtgtgtcaactacactcaaattaaaaaaaaaaagaaaaacaagtgaaggGTGCAATAGATGTCAAACGTGAAAGAGATGAGGATTGAAAAAAGCCTTTATGCTTATTTTGACATCAAAATTACAGTAGAAGTGAGAACGGATCATTTGTAAGCATAGCAAAGTGCTCtcaatttctccatcttcaaGGTCTAAAATTTGTCTAAAATTTGCAAGTGATCCCTCTCTTAGTTACggttattttctactttctcacaGATGTTTTCTTACAGTCTACTTGAGACTTTGCTTTTTCATGTCTCTGTACttcttttatgaaaatgttttttaaatgttcttcctTATGTTAAATCCGAAAGTATTTATTGTAAGCAGGGGAAAACATCTGACCCAATTATGTTTTCAAAGGAAGTCATGTCTGAGcgcttattttattatattttccttttatttatcttgtatgTTACCCTATATAGAGGgctatattgatttttatttacccTATAGATTaccatatgtatataataaatatttattatttataaaaatatggtaacatatacaaacatatataaacattttttccaaatatatataggAGGTAGACTATACTTTATTATTTCAGGATTGTAAAGAGcccacttaaatattttttataaaaagaggatgttgaatttttattattcatagtAGCTTAAATTACCTTTACTTAAGATACACACAGATAACAAGGCAACTGTTATATTGACAAGTATAAGACACAATAGAAGTCACATTTATAAGTAATAAGGGAAAAATTGACATACAGGAATTATCAGAGTTTGATCTAAATGTTGCAAGAAATGTCAAAGACATGGTGGCCAGAGAAAGTAAAGCTAACACCaagatctttaaaaaggaaacaggaagcaagCAGTTCTCTTATAGATAAAACATTAACCGCAGCATTTGTATCCCCAGGCAGAAAACGCTCTCCCAAATGTAATGGagtcagctttttattttgaacaagCTGGAGTTGGTTTGGGCACAGATGAGACTTATCGCATATTTCTTGCCCTCAAGCAGCTTACTGACACCCACCCCATCCAAAGATGTCGTTTCTGGGGCAAGATCTTGGGTCTGGAAATGAATTATATTGTAGCTGAAGTAGAATTCCGTGAAGGAGAGGATGAAGAGGATGTGGAAGAGGAAGATGTAACTGAAGAGAGGGACGATGCAGATAGCGAAGCTGATGAAGATGACGAAGACCAATTACCAAGGACCTTTTACAAGACCCCACAGGCTataccaaaagaagaaaacaggacgGGTGCCaacaaatatgtgtattttgtttGCAACGAACCAGGAAGACCATGGGTGAAGTTACCCTCGGTTACGCCTGCACAAATTGTTactgcaagaaaaataaagaaatttttcaCTGGGCGTTTAGATGCTCCCATCATAAGCTACCCACCTTTCCCGGGAAATGAGAGCAATTACTTACGAGCACAAATTGCCAGAATTTCAGCAGGGACCCACGTCAGTCCTCTGGGATTCTATCAGTTtggtgaagaggaaggagaggaggaggaagaggtagaaGGCAGACGAGACAGCTTTGAAGAAAACCCTGATTTTGAAGGCATCCAAGTGATCGATCTCGTGGAATCCCTATCCAATTGGGTTCATCACGTGCAACACATTCTGTCCCAGGTAGGGGTTTTCCAATTCTCAATCTATCAGTCAATcggcaaatatttgttaaattccCTCTACAGTGTACAAATGTATACAAAACAAAGTTCTTCAGACCCTAGACAAAGAAACCTTTGAAAAACCAAATGAAGACACAGGGTACTACATAATTGCCAAGTAGTATAGACCTGGGATcttcaaacaaatttttatttccaaaccGAAATAAAGTAAGTATTTCTATGGAGAATTTGACAAGTTATGTAAGGATTTCGATTTatgtatgttgtgaaatgatgtgctttttaaaaaaatttttttaacgttttatttatttttgagagagacagagacagagtgcgagcgggggaggggcagagagagagagggagacacagaatcggaagcaggctccagggtccaagctgtcagcacagagcctgatgcggggctcgaactcaggaaccgtgagatcatgacctgagccaaagtcggtcgcttaaccgatggaaccacccaggcgccccatgaaattatgttttatatgttaAACATAGATAGGTACTTTAGTTTTGGGAACagttgttttattctatttctctaATACATGGAGCTTTTAtaccaagaaaaataatatattataacaaaaatgaaaacaagcagtGCTATATAGCACCTCTTCTGCCAGGTGCTCTTAACAGCACTTTCTGtatattatctcatgtaatccccTCAACTGTATAAGAGACATATTATccttatttcacagatggggaaattgagacaGAGAGTTTAGAAAATGTGACAAAGAGAATATAGCCAATAAGCAACAGGGTCAGATGTGAATGGGCAGAATGGATCCAGAGTCCATCCTCTTAATCACTGTGCTGTGCTGCCTCATCTGCAGGCAGAAAATCCTTACACTTTGATCTACGTAAGAGGTACTCCAATATGTCTATGGATAAGAGTTAACTAAATGAAAAATAGCCCCAAGCTTCCTTACCTGACTTtattatcacatttaaaaatttgttattacTACTATTAATCATACCTTACCACTTTCATATAAACTATTTatgaaaaattagtaaaatgcattatttttttcacaaGGGTTTggctaattttaaaatacatgttacaTGTTCTGTAACTTTAAGAAGTTGGcaaatttctgaaataaattgtacaattttttttttttttgctagacaTAAACGATCAAAAACCTAGCACTTGGCatgtatgttgaatgaataaacgatTGACTGGTTAAATTCCCACACAGTAGGACATCTTGCAGATGTCCTTGCTTCAATCCAAATAAATATTCCAATATTTCAAGATCTTCATGAGATTACTAAATCTTGAGATACTCATTCCCAGGGCCGCTGTAATTGGTTTAACCCCATACAAAAaagtgaggaggaagaagaagaggaagatgaagaaaaagaagaagagaaaggagaagagccTGACTATACAGAACAGGAAGTGGGGCCACCTCTTTTGACACCAATCTCTGAAGATTTAGGTAATTTTACACAGATTACATAATATAccgtgtatattatatatactatgtagattatatatatatgcatatatgatatGGTATGTGTAGCATCCATATATATACTAGGTACTAtagtacatttttatatatgtatatattacatactaTGTATATGACAAATGGGAGTTGATAACCTATAAAAAGTGGATAATAACCaaaatttcctcctcttttcccttcatGTGTTTTGGGATAATGGGGAATAGAGAATATAGCTGGCCTCACCGCCAACTTTCTTGGACAGAGGGTGGAGGAGTGATGCAGGGAGGAAACATAAATTGGCTGCAGGTCTTACTGGAAATGCTGACAGTTATCTTGCGTATCATTCTTGTCTTGCATTTTGCAGACCATAAAATATGGCCATAAACACATGACATAGTTACAGTAAAGTCATATGAGGtactgtggctttttaaaatctaCTACTATCTTCATATTCTTGTTTTTTCCTATTCGGTTCTGGGGCATTTTTGCTTGTAATCCTTGTTCTCTTCcataataagaaaattttaatcttttatttggTCATTAAATAATATTCTCTCCACCACATAGGCCTCCTCTCCCTTAGTAAAACTTTTCTCTGTTGCACagatggacacacacacgcacacatacatgcatataaataATCAAATTTGTTGTTCCACAACATTCGTAAAATATCCTTCTGATTCTATGTTAAGCTGctgatgtttaatttttatgtcaAGTATGTGTGTTGTAAGATTTACAAAAAGAGCTTCTCTGTTACACAGTAGATCCTTGTCTATCTAACAGTTAAGCTTTTGAATTTCTCTTTGGTTTACAGAAATCCAGAATATACCACCTTGGACAACACGGCTATCCTCAAATCTCCTTCCTCAATATGCTGTTGCAGTCCTTAGATCCAACCTTTGGCCTGGGGCATATGCCTTTTCCAATGGCAAGTAAGTGACGAATTACAAAGCCATTATTGTGATTATTTAAGTGCTAAAAATTGTAACTTATCACTGGAATGTCATgttccagtttttctttctttctttctttctttctttctttctttctttctttctttctttctttctttctttctttctttcttttttctcccctccctcacctgcttcTCCAGGTGAAGTACCAACCTGGGCTCAGGAGTTAGAGCAACCCCAGAGTAAGAGACAAGGCTGCCCTGAGTGGTTGTTCAGGGCAGTCATTCGCAATAACCAGGGGAGAGACCCAAGGCCAGGATGGGAGGGGGAAAGGGCATGGGGCAGTCCACCCAGAGTAGGGAGTAGGGAGAAGTGAGTGATACCCAGGAAGGTCCAGGCCGTGAGCTAGATGTCATGTTCAGCACTTGCACCTACATCTTCCCCATGCGTTCTTATCACAACTGAGAAGAGAGGTCCGCAtttcacagattaggaaactggGCGGGGATAAAGAGAGAACAAAAGGCTTGGAGGCAGATGATGAAGACCCCAGACTCCACAGAGGGTAAAATGTCGCTGTCCAGGATGAGCTTCCTCCTGTTGCCAAGATAACCATTTCCAGGGAGCCTACACCACTGCAGTCTGGTAAGCTATTTTCTCACGGGAGCTATTTTCTCACTGGTGTTCGTTTCTGGAGCTGTCTGGTGCCAGGAATGCTTGGTAAGGAGGAAGCGGGTTACTATGGCTTTAATTCATCTTGGCATGTCAAGTGTGTGTGCCGTAAGATTTATTCAGATAACATCTGTATTACACAGTGAAGCATCAAATTTAGAACATGAGAGTAACTCAGACTTCTGTCCTTTTAATTAACCAATTAGTGGAGCTAAAATACGGCTTTTATTCTATGATTAATAGACATACTCGTTTTCTAAGATTAATGGAGGTAATTCTATGCGGTGTTTAAATTAATCTCAATAGTTTTTGTTGGACAtcttgataaaaaataatttaaaatatgtattatttaaactATCACTTTCAAGAGAATCAGGATCAAAGAGGATACTCAATGTCCTTTTATTCCTCACCCACAACACACACTTCCATTTGTCTTATGCTTCCATTTCTCACCTAAGAGCCCTCTGTCAGAAGCTCAGCTAAGCTGGAGAGAGAGCTGAGCTGTCACATGTCAGAGATGCCGTTAAAGCAACAAGTCCAAAATGAAAGAGTTAAGCTTGTGAACATTTACTGTGATAAGCAAGAGAAAACTCTGACTGTCCCTGTCCCATTTTCCCTTGTGGAATGGCACACTGATGGAAGGTCAGTGGATCAGTGTATATATGGGGGTCATCTCACTGAGGAGTCCCCAGATACCAGGCTTCTGCAGTTTTTATGGCCTTGAAGGCCCAGGAAGCTGgtagagggtggggggaagggctagaAGGAAGAAGTACTCAGTACTGAGTCTGGGTGGGGAGAAGTGTCCTTGAGGTATATCTCCTTCCCTAACCCCATAAGGAGGCTGTGGCAGAAGCACCTGAAGACCTCTGCTTAAGGCTTCAGATAAGATCTAGAACGAAGGCACCTGTGCTAGGACTCAACCATGCAAAGAGCACGGCAGGCCAGATGGCCCAGAGTCCTTGACCACAGCTTCCCTTAGAGACGTCGATGCACTGGCTGGGCATCAAGTCTGGTGTGGGAATGGCAGTCTTCCCCTGTGAGGCCTGTCGGGCAAAACTTGTAATTGCATACGGTTGGGCCTGAAAAATCACACACAGGTTTGTAACCAATCACAAGAATCCTCTGCTATGCCAGCAACGTACTAGTTGTGGTCTAGGTGTAAAGTACAATTTGACAGGGTCTGGTGGCCTCTTAATCCGCTTAGGCAGTTTGGATCATAGTCATTTCCTGTGGGAGGAGAATCATTGAGGGGTATTTCATCTCTAGCacttaaaatgtattgttttaaaattatgggATTATGACCCTCTAAGAGTGATCGACTTTTAGAGAAGGAGCGATTTTCTTACCGAAAAATTATATAACAATcacctactttcttttttaaactttatagaAAGTTTGAAAATTTCTACATAGGCTGGGGTCACAAATATAGTCCAGACAACTATACACCCCCAGCTCTACCACCAGTGTATCAAGAATACCCCAGTGGAGcagaaattacagaaatggaTGATCCTACTGTGGAAGAAGAGCAGGCTTTCAGAGCTGCACAAGAAGCAGCTGTTCTTTCAgctgaggaaaatgaagaaactgaggaagacGAAGAGGAGGATGATTATGACCAAGAATAAAATTATCCCAGGTTTGTGTAAGACTGATCCACATATACCTTACAgggaacttattttattttattttattttattttattttattttatttttatttattttatttttatttattttattttattttattatttattttattttattttgtattttatattattttatttattttattttatattttattttatttattttattttattattttatttattttatttattttatttattttattttatattttattgtattgtattttatttattttatattttattgtattttattgtattttatattttattttatttattttaatttacttttatttatttaatttaatttattaatttaatttaatttaatttaatttaatttaatttatttatttattttagagagagagcgaacacagagaagggcagagagagacaatcttaagcaggttccacactcagcacagagcgcagggctcaatcccacaaccctgggattatgacctgagccgaaatcaagagtcagactttcaGCCAACGGactcatccaggtgccccggaacCTGTTTTACATACATAACTGTAgcatataattacataaatattggCAACTATTCCTGTGCAAAATGTCATTCCTTGAAAATGTCAAGTTTGGAATTTCATATGTGCAGCTATTTATATGTACTTGTAGAAGGAAGCTCAATGGATTTTCCAGAGGCTAGATGACATGTTCTTACATCACTGTTCTGATGACTACGGCTAATAGAAgcatgtgtatttaaaaaaaaaaaaaaaaagttttaatttctaatatggcaAACCTGGGAAGATGTAATCCACAATATCTTCTTGGtggtctttaatatattttgtgtcAATGGGAACTGTGACCAAAAATGTTGTTAATCACTGAATTAAAGCATGTACTTTTAACCAGTCTCTGATACTATATGCaaatattgcatatatatgtatgtgtgtgggggggttggttttgttttgctgggGAGAGGATTTATAATTCTATCACCTGCCCAAAGACTGGGAACGCTCAAAATGTTAATACTTTTTACTtgttacttcttaaaaaaaatgctctcaGTCTGACTCctttatcctaaaaaaaaaattggttttataTGATCTGCACAGAGATGGCTAGCTGGGATATCCAAAGACTTAAGATTACTGTTTTTGTAGCACTGCATCTCTAAAACTATTATTTCCAttcctaaaaatgtatttttaagtccTCTTTGTGCTGGACAGTctgagattacttttaaaaactagacATTGCTCCTGAAACCTCAGAGCTTCCATTCATCAAGGAAGGAagtataaaaagagaaacagaaaattagaatAGGTTGCAACTTAGCAGCTACTGTGAAATAAATATCACAGGATACCACAGAACAGTGCTTCTTAAATCCTGTGACGTAccaattgaaaaattaaaattcgaCTCCAATgtcattattttggaaaataaaatatcacaattcTAATTTCTATAATTATCTTGTCAGACTGCCAGTTCACAAAACActgatttatgctttaaaaaaaaaaacactgctatCAAACACTTAGAGGGTGCATTTAACCTGGATTTCAGCCATGAAGAAAGCACTCCCAAGAGGTGGACAACTCAGGGGAGAAGGGTCGTAGGTAGCATAAGCTATTTTGGCAAAGGACTCTAGGCTGGAAGGAGTGGAACTTTGAGAGTGGTGAGAGACGAGTCTGGAGGTAAGCAGGGTCCAGATTGTTGGAATCCAGGAGCAATGAAGAGGACTCAGGTAGGAAGTGATAAAATCGCATCTATACTTTAGAACATTTGGCTTATATGTGGAAGACTGACTAATAAAGGATCAAGACTGGGAGACTAGTTAGGGGGTTATCACATTATCTAGATAAGAGGAAATGGTGGCATGAAACAGGATAAAGTAGAAGCCTGGTTACCAGTCTGAAGGACAGAATATTAGGACGGATGATTTCCAGAATTTTCCAATTGGCAATATTATTCATTCTTAGGAATGCAGCTTTTACTATTTGATGGAGTAGATGATATTTATAAAACTTCAAGTATGTTCTTTTTATTCATGGTGTTGCCTTTGGTTGTTGTTGTATAATATCCATTTTCTTATCTACCGTCCCATGGCATAGTCTCCTGCCAATCAGTTGTGCCCTCTCTAGAATCTGAATTTTGTACATAGACATTCTACCTCGACTCCTAGACGGATTATTCTGCTGTAAATCTAGCCTCTAGAACTCCCTTTGTTCCAGCACCGTTTCTTAGTTACCTGTGTCTTCTCTGAGCTCTTGACAATCTTTCAGTGAATTCCCTTCTGCTCAAATTGGCTCTGGTAGGATGCCTGCTTGCAACCTTACTTGACACATCCAACATGAATCTGAAAGTTTCTTTCCTACAGGACACATTAAACACGAAATTCCAATTCACAGTTGTATGGGTAAGgtataaacatttaacaaaagcaAATCCCTCTGTTAAATATTAAGGTTATTTCTAAGTAATGAGCGGGGAACTTCATTATATATGTTTTACAAGAGAAGAGAGCAGAATGCTATAATGGAAAGAGCTTCAGCTTGGAAATGAGAAAGCCTGGGTTCACACCCTGGATTACAATCATTTTCTTGGGCAAATTACTAACCTTACAGACATTCAGCTTCCTCACAGGACTAACAGAATTTGTCTCACAGAACTATTTTGAAGATTAAACTAATTAATACATGGAACATACTAAGAATACCTAACACCACTAAGGACccaataaatattacatatgaCTATCATACAAAACCAGTTTCTAAAATACGGataagagaggaaacacagaattcataATGCAAATGAAATAGTTTATTGAAATAATTACTGAACAATGAGGTACTCAAGGTATGATttagacattttataaattaaattaaaagttgaGTATTTAGAGAATTCAGACTCATAAGTTGTATTAGGGAGTTTAGTAtcttaatttggaaaataaagtaaaattccaTAGTCACTGACATGCTTAATTCTTCAAGGAATCTTCTCAGCTGTAAAGACTTGAGATGCTTGTCTCCTGGCcttgaaaaggaatttttaaaaactgttaatttTAAGCAAGAAGTCCATTACTtagaatacatattatttatctaacataaaaaataaaatctggaaattTTTTCAAGATAATGAAAATTCCTTAAGAAAACTTACAACTTCAAACTTAGGTGAttaggaataaacatttttaaaggcaggcaaaaaagaaattaaacaaaaataccagatgaagacaaaacagaaagtaaaaagaaaatgtcactttTTTAAGGAATAAGGAGTCAAAAGTAAAAatgcagggcccctgggtggctcagtcggttaaatgttcaacttcagctcaggtcatgatctcatggtctgtgagcttgagccccgtgttgggctctgtgctgacagctcggagcctggagcctgcttcagattctgtgcctccctttctctgcccctccctgactcacgttctgcctctctctctttctctctctctcaaaacaaataaacataaaaaaaccatattttttaagtaaaaatgctGGCTCACAGAAAGAGACATGtataaacagataaagaaattatCTCTAAACGTGTTCTATCTTCAGAACTTGAGTTACAAATCAAGGCTAATTTACCAAGctaatttaaaacaaagttaagTCTAGAGTGCAAGGATTacacaatggaaaacaaataatgcagtgatgTAATTTAACCACAATGtatcaaaatatgaaaagaattgAGGAACATGGCTATTAAATAGATTTGTATGCATTACTGAACTGAATTGCATTAGAAGTTATTTTCTAACATAAATGCTTTCACCTGAACAAGTACTCGAACATCTACAACAGTTTGGAATTATTAGATACTCAAAATATGGTAGGAATGTATTAAGGTAATTATAAGACGGCTGCCAggataaaacaaatttttgtgAAACTTGATTCCTCTCCTTGAGTAAGAGCTGCAtgattattacaatattataattaattaaactccaaatatgaagaacaaaacataaaattcagtTACAAACATCtacattttggaatattttaaaatactaaatttgtTCTGAAATTCCTACAATTAAAATCATAGTTCTCACTTAGGGAAAAGACGTTTTAAAATGagctataaaaaaacaaaaacaaacatgaaataaaagtaaagtcaTTAATGTGCCCTTATTTAAAGGTGCAGGTTTCTACCTGGTGATATCCAGATCAATCAGTATATCAGTATTTGCTGACTTCCTAGAGTGTATAAAAGCACTGTTAAAAATGACAGAATAACTAACTGTAAGacacagtgatttaaaaaaaaaaggaaagaacaaaaacataGCCTTGAAAGCAACATGCAAAAACAAcgtttactgattttttttttatttttcaaaaatagtatCCTATGTTTTCAACAATGAAAGTGAATTGTTCACACATAAGCTTAATTAGCAAACATGAAAATGATGAGACTTTGTATTCTCACAGAAGAAGCAATATAGGGCAGGACTCTGGATGTAAATGGACTGAATCGGAATCCTGCCTCCTGTTACTTAGCAGCTGCGTGACTTTAGAAGTATAACAACTTTTCTGAGCATAAacatcctcatttgtaaaatggaaataatagtgcCTACTCTATAGAGCAGTCATACAGCTATTAGTTAATATATGTGTAAAGTGCTTATGATGGTGCCCAGcataaaataagcattagaaagtgttgcttttattaaaattacaATTATATCATATTATCATTTCTTCTCTATCTGGCACTATTGCACATAGTCAGCCAAGTTCTAATTCTTTCGGTTAAAGACACAGCTACTCTCCAtgactcacaaaaaaaaaaaaaaaaaaaaaaaggaatagaggaGCAGCAGCAAATGTACATTTTTAGTATTCTAATATTACTACTGTCTCAGTTTTCAAAACAAGAAAGTTAACAATTAAAGTGTTCAGCCAGCCTCCATGATAATATTTAACATCACCTATGCTTTCAAAAAAGTTACCTGTGTCTTGATTATca
The sequence above is a segment of the Prionailurus bengalensis isolate Pbe53 chromosome B2, Fcat_Pben_1.1_paternal_pri, whole genome shotgun sequence genome. Coding sequences within it:
- the RSPH4A gene encoding radial spoke head protein 4 homolog A isoform X1, whose protein sequence is MEDSTSPKREKANQDPREAEQPWEEVTAASSQGLESGLSEPLELEQGLETGPQPRSPPQSPQSRASIPLDDLTGPGASYPPSPPQEASYTPSPPALARQDLAAPWQSDKTTSVNPEAGTPHFHHLEQSSDKGESTASHTFQSEGSTFRQSQQTKHDLHGPEDVNYNNSKQKELRFNIFQDEDSNSNYELDYAEPGVSELAPSMLEITIQSAKAYLQKTSSKSGLNLYDHLSDMLAKVLDERPENAVDIIESISQDVKMGHFRKKLDTLQNENEMLPTYEIAEKQRALFLQGNLEGADQELEDEIAENALPNVMESAFYFEQAGVGLGTDETYRIFLALKQLTDTHPIQRCRFWGKILGLEMNYIVAEVEFREGEDEEDVEEEDVTEERDDADSEADEDDEDQLPRTFYKTPQAIPKEENRTGANKYVYFVCNEPGRPWVKLPSVTPAQIVTARKIKKFFTGRLDAPIISYPPFPGNESNYLRAQIARISAGTHVSPLGFYQFGEEEGEEEEEVEGRRDSFEENPDFEGIQVIDLVESLSNWVHHVQHILSQGRCNWFNPIQKSEEEEEEEDEEKEEEKGEEPDYTEQEVGPPLLTPISEDLEIQNIPPWTTRLSSNLLPQYAVAVLRSNLWPGAYAFSNGKKFENFYIGWGHKYSPDNYTPPALPPVYQEYPSGAEITEMDDPTVEEEQAFRAAQEAAVLSAEENEETEEDEEEDDYDQE